A region of Oncorhynchus masou masou isolate Uvic2021 chromosome 29, UVic_Omas_1.1, whole genome shotgun sequence DNA encodes the following proteins:
- the LOC135521128 gene encoding zona pellucida-like domain-containing protein 1 produces the protein MVAKSSQLQLSDCGLNLRRPAYTDISVTCGTKSIGLAILICPAIYTGYNESLLILNNIMNDPACKGTVDRNVTPPVLRFELTLNTTNSCGSLFRTTSAPGTGIFSDFSNIQTVNISGVVRSYDPTTGTVTYNTELKYYYSCAYPLEYLINNTLIDVSASSIAVKDNNGSFISTLRLELFSDVNYTTPMVIPKLGLELRTKVYAQVKATNLTSQYNVLLDRCYASISPLPTNSTFFNLFVPCNKEQMTTMHENGNSHNARFSFPAFRFIEQQNETVSTYFLHCITRLCEKSTCSTFMQCNKRRRRSAVPAPEVGVTEYKTLTSPPITTKAESIVASKEQLMGSNNSNSTSGLAVTVGFLAFACIIAIVIAAVFYKRLNH, from the coding sequence ATGGTCGCAAAGAGCAGTCAACTACAATTAAGTGACTGTGGGTTGAATTTAAGACGCCCAGCATACACTGATATCTCAGTAACTTGCGGCACCAAATCTATTGGTCTGGCTATCCTCATCTGCCCTGCCATTTACACTGGTTACAACGAGTCCCTGCTTATCCTCAACAACATCATGAATGACCCAGCCTGCAAGGGAACCGTGGATAGAAATGTGACTCCACCTGTCTTGAGGTTTGAATTAACCCTCAACACGACCAATTCTTGTGGCAGCCTCTTCAGGACAACCAGCGCTCCAGGCACAGGGATATTTTCTGACTTCTCCAACATCCAGACAGTCAACATCAGCGGTGTGGTCCGATCATATGATCCCACCACAGGGACAGTCACTTACAACACTGAGTTGAAGTATTATTACTCCTGTGCCTATCCCCTAGAGTACCTGATCAACAACACCCTAATTGATGTGTCAGCATCCTCCATTGCAGTGAAGGACAACAATGGTAGTTTCATCAGCACTTTGAGACTTGAACTCTTCAGTGATGTCAACTACACTACTCCCATGGTCATTCCGAAACTGGGTCTTGAGCTGAGAACCAAAGTCTATGCGCAAGTCAAGGCCACCAACCTGACCTCCCAGTACAATGTGCTCCTGGACCGATGCTACGCCTCCATTTCTCCTCTACCCACTAACTCCACTTTCTTCAACCTGTTTGTCCCTTGCAACAAGGAGCAGATGACCACCATGCATGAGAACGGGAATAGTCATAATGCCCGCTTCTCCTTCCCAGCCTTCCGCTTCATCGAACAGCAGAATGAGACCGTTTCTACCTACTTCCTCCACTGCATCACCCGTCTCTGTGAGAAGAGCACCTGCAGTACCTTCATGCAATGTAAcaaaaggaggagaaggagtgcTGTTCCTGCTCCCGAAGTTGGAGTGACAGAGTACAAaaccctcacctcccctcccattACCACTAAAGCAGAGAGCATTGTAGCTTCAAAAGAACAACTCATGGGCAGCAACAACTCTAACTCCACTTCAGGTCTTGCGGTGACAGTGGGCTTCCTGGCCTTCGCCTGCATCATCGCCATTGTGATAGCAGCGGTCTTCTACAAGAGGCTCAACCATTAA